The DNA sequence GTGAGCAGGAGCAGGTAATTTCACAGCAAGCTACTGCAGCTGCCAGGTTAAAAAGCAGCGAGGCACCAGCCCACCTCCAGAGCTCCTGGAGAGAGGCTGGTCCCAGAGAGCAGAACAGAAGCTGCAGGGATGGGCGCTCGCTCCCTGTGCCCAGCCAGCGCAGTACCTTTGCAGGGACTAGTTGCACCCATCCACTGCTTGCAGATGGGGCTGCCCCCTCTGCCACAAGGCATTTTTGGCCGTAGTCCTCCAAATGCAGGACTTGCCCCCATTTTCTTTGGGTGGGAGCATGGGGGGAAGCTGTCCTGCCTAGGCCAGGTCTGTGCTCCACGGGGAGGTATGTTCCAGGGTCATGCTAAGTAAAAGCCAAGCAAAGCTAAGCACCACACGGCTTCACATACAGCCGGTTTCTCTGGCACAGCCAGACAGGCACTAATGGCACGAGGTAAGGCATTTATTTTCTGCCCCTCCAGCAGGAAGGGGGTGAGATGCTGAGGGCTCAGAGTCCAGTTTGGAAGTAACTGTGTGACCTTTGATAGGGTGcgttggaaaagaaaatgatggaGATGCTGATAGGAAACCAGCCTTCTTCTACCCTGTGCCTTCTGGTAGATGATGTGGCTTTgtccccaggctggggctggagagTGAGATAATAGCTGCGGATGCACTCAGCTTGTTCCAATTCCTCGGGCACTGGGCTAGAGTTCATTTTTGCAGGAACCTgggaagatgaagaggaaaaaaaaaaaaaaaaaacaaaccccaaaacaatcTAGCAATGTTGTTAGCCTGGGTTTGGTTTGCCTCTTTCCCCAAGAAGGATAAGGTTGACCTCAACCTCTATGAATGTCACCCACActtgctgctttccctttgccAAACGCTCCCAGGCTGGCTCTGTCCCACCACATTTGGGAGCGTCACTCTCGCCTCCCCGGCATGCCGCAGTCCTTGCCAGCTTTGCCTGGGCCCGGGAAGTCCTGTGCAAAGCATCCCAAGCAGGGGGAAAAGCCAGTGACAATAACACTGGCTGCCCCAGGACAGGAGCCTGGGACCAGCCTGTCCCCACTGCAGACACAGCTGCTGTGTGACAATCATCAGAAGCAGGTGCTGCTGGTAACCAAAGTCCCCAGCGCCCAGGGAGCTCCgtgggctggggaagggactgcatggggtggctgctgcccagccacGTGCAGTTGTGAGTCTGTCGTGCTGCTTAGTGGCTGTGTCACAGCTGAGCATTGACAGTCTGTGCTGAATTGGGGGTAATTCAGACTCAGGGGCTAAAACGGTTATGGCTTAAAGAGATCCACCCTTGTGCCTTCAGTGGTGGtttaaagaagagaaactgttttTTAGTCCTTACGCACATCCCCACTGGGCAGATAATTGGAGAGTGCAGTTGTATCTTAACATTCAGTTGTGAAAGGCTTCGCAAGGCACAGAAAATGGGTGGCTACTTAACTCTCCGTGGGATGCCCTGCAAGCCCCAAGTGCTTGCTGGAGTACGAAAGGACAGTCTTGTGTCCTCCAGGGACTTTCAAGACCATGAGAGGGACAAAACCAAGTTTTGCTTGCTGGAACAGGCTTGGCAAGAGTTCATTTCAGGACTTTGGAGTCATCCCTTGGAATAAATCCATGTTACCTTGTGATACTGCTCACATTCCTCAGTGCTGTCCCTAATAATATGTACAGGGCACTATTAGGAAACTTGGTCTGCTGGAACACTCGGTGGTTCTGATGATTACCCCTTTCTGAGATGTTTTTTAAGTGTCTGTTTGCAGCTACTTGGTCTTCAAACAAGTTCTTTGAAGTCTTTTATATCTAAGCCATTACTGCAAGCAGTGAACTGGGACTGGATATGCCCTGTAACAGTTTCACCCTAAGTCCTTCCAAGCACCCTCACCCCTCTGCCTCACACCAGCTCCTGAGCCGGCCCAACCATGCCTCGCTTCTGGACGTGTTTGACTGGAATTATTTAATGGGAGAATGAGCTGCAAAGAGCTGCCTATCAAAATAGCATTCATATGGTTTGTGCTCTACTCTGAGTCAAGCTGCAGTGCTCCAGGGAGAGCATTGCACACACCTCAGGAATCCAAAGGGATGCTGCCCGACTCCGGAGTGCTGCGGGGGAGCACACCAGGCAGGACCCCCTGCCTTCAGCTATTTCGCACATGGCAGCTCTCACCAGTGTCTCTTCTTCAGAGTTTGCTACTTAGGAGACCCTCTCTGGTCCACTGCTTGGCAAAGGACTGGTCTGTagacttcaaaaagaaatgcctAAAACTTCCCAGGCTCATAAATCTGCCAACTTCTGCACGCTCCCTAAACCTTCCTGATTGACTTTTTGGACTGTTAATTTCCTAAGAGCTGGGGTTTCTTTTCCAAGGACTAAGTTATAACAGTACAGGAAAGGAACACAGACAGCGAGGGTACTGATTGTGAGACATGACCCACTGCTTATAGTGGGTTCCCTCTGCTTCTGCCCCAGAGCCACGTTTCCATGTGCTGATCTTAGGATTTTTGGCTGCTACAAGGGCAGTCAGATGGTGCAGCCATAGAAACAGCTTTGCAATGCAGCTAATGGGCTGTTTGTGTTCATCTTTTATTAATTACAGGCTGCTGAGCTTGACGAAGATATAGATTAATAGTGGCATATGTGTTAGTGATCTTGCTGGCCTGCATCTGCTCACCGTGGCCAATATGGGTGGAGTGAAATACTTCAACCCTGCTTTTTCCAGGCACTTACATGTCTCCAGACGCTCCTCGAGGAAGGAGATCTGCTCACTCAGGGAGTCGATTCTGTCCAGTTGCTGGAGCGAGTGGGACAGCCGGCTGATGGGGTCTGTGCCAACGTCCTCCGGCGCAGACGGCATGAGGTTGTGGAAGGGGGCCAGCACCAAATGAAGTTtctgcagggagaaggggagccGTGAGCATGTCCTCCCCAGTCACGAGGACCACCCGGTGGGACGTAGcatgctgcctgctggggcATACCCCACCGGGGCGGCATGCCGGCTGGCTTGCGGGGCTTTGGTTGCGTTCAAAGGGCCACCGGGCTGGAAGAGCTGCTGTGTGGGCGCTGCCAGCAGTGAGGAGCACAGCTGGGATCGCTGCAGTGCGAGGCCAGCGTGACGTTAAAAATAGAGCCGAGGCAGAGGGAAACCCTGGCTGTGCACAGCCTGGGGTGGGAGCTGGCTGAGAGCGGCTTCAAGCCCTGACAGGGCAGTGAGGAAAGGACAGGACAGGGCAGAGGTGTGTGCTGAAAGCTCACCTGCTCCAGCGCTTCCACTCTGCTCTTCAggtctttcatttcttccttcatttcacTGGGGGGACCTGAAAAAGGGACCAAGAAAAGGTCAGTTAGTAAAAGCCCATTGCCTGAGGTGAAGTGGAAGGTGCTGGGGAAAGACATTGCTGCAGGGCTCAGGCCAAGCTCCGCTGCTTTCTGCTCCCATCCTAGTGAGACCCCAGGGTCTGCCCCGCTGGGACCAGCCCCTGGAGCGTCAATTGAATCCATGCCTGCTGCAAGCACTGGCATCTAGTCCTGCTGCTAATGCGCACAAGCctctccttgctgctgcagTACCTGCAACAAAGTGGGGGAGTTTTTCAGGCAGTGGGTGATGCTTAAAGGACAAGATGTCCGGCGAAGCCTGGCCTTTCGTGCCCGTGTTGTCAGATTAGTTAGCACCTGGGTCTGCCCTGTCCCATGGTGGGCACAAAGGATCGTCCCTGCTGAGGGCCCTGGACGGGGGATAAAGGCAGGTGGCTTGCGGGGCATGTGCAGACGGTGCCCTGCTCTCCCAGGCGTTTCCTGCGTGATGCCCATGCTGGCCACAGCGCATTATTACTCACGGTACGAGTTTGAAGTGTCACAGCGCGTACCAAAAGTAATAATGGGCCGTCACCAGCGGTGCCCGCCGCTCCTCGTGGCTCCAGACTTGCCCTGCGGGAACGATGATGACGGAGACAACAGCCACATCTCGGCCACTGCACGCTGTGGATGGGCTCTGTCACCTTTGCAGATGGAGCAGTGGCTGGATTTGTGCATGAGGTGGTTGTTTGGGTGGTAGAGGGACTCCCGGGTCACTGGGAATAAAGGTGAGGGGTTCTGGCTGTTGTCCCCTCGCCTGTATCTTCCCACTCCTGCTCCAGCCACCCTGTGATGCTGCATGTTAATCCCAGCTTTCATCAAAGGCCCCGAGCAGCCGGGGCTGTCCTGCAATGTGGGGGGACAGGTTACCTGCTTGGCTGAAGGTTTCCGGctcaggggctggcaccaggGGCTGGCACACCTTGTTGTCAGCAGCGAGGCTGAAGCCATCCCGGCAGGCACAGCGGTAGCTCCCGGCCGTGTTGATGCAGAGCTGACCGCACCCATGGCTCTGGCTGGCACACTCATCCACGTCTGAAACCACAGGTACGGCTCAGTGAGGACGGGGTGGTGAGGAGGTGCTTGGCGGGGGCGAGGGGTGCAAGCAGGGGTCCCGCTCCCCTCACTAGAGCTGCACAGGCTCACATAGCGGGGGGATGTGATGGGACCCCAGACCGAGTTGGCATTTGTGCTGGGCACAGCTCTGGGTGCTCTCAGCACTGCGGGGTGTGAGCACAAGACCTGCCAGCGCTTGGGACAGCCTTTCCTCTTGCACCTGGCTGGAGTAAACCTGGGCTAACCCTGAGAGGTACCTGgcctcctcccctctgcccagtCCACCCACTAAAAAGcca is a window from the Gavia stellata isolate bGavSte3 chromosome 24, bGavSte3.hap2, whole genome shotgun sequence genome containing:
- the EGFL7 gene encoding epidermal growth factor-like protein 7 isoform X1; protein product: MRRISCLLSGLLFILGVTSTDGFARAGRRVCAAAPQSRAAAYTESHVQPVYQPYLTTCQGHRLCSTYRTIYKVAYRQAYRQLPQPVASCCPGWSRANSHALSCNRALCWVPCQNGGSCAFPGRCVCPPGWTGRACQTDVDECASQSHGCGQLCINTAGSYRCACRDGFSLAADNKVCQPLVPAPEPETFSQAGPPSEMKEEMKDLKSRVEALEQKLHLVLAPFHNLMPSAPEDVGTDPISRLSHSLQQLDRIDSLSEQISFLEERLETCSCKNEL
- the EGFL7 gene encoding epidermal growth factor-like protein 7 isoform X2, translated to MRRISCLLSGLLFILGVTSTDGFARAGRRVCAAAPQSRAAAYTESHVQPVYQPYLTTCQGHRLCSTYRTIYKVAYRQAYRQLPQPVASCCPGWSRANSHALSCNRALCWVPCQNGGSCAFPGRCVCPPGWTGRACQTDVDECASQSHGCGQLCINTAGSYRCACRDGFSLAADNKVCQPLVPAPEPETFSQAGPPSEMKEEMKDLKSRVEALEQKLHLVLAPFHNLMPSAPEDVGTDPISRLSHSLQQLDRIDSLSEQISFLEERLETCKCLEKAGLKYFTPPILATVSRCRPARSLTHMPLLIYIFVKLSSL